Proteins from a single region of Amycolatopsis sp. CA-230715:
- a CDS encoding PrgI family protein: MTSPVRVPADVDRADRVLGPLTARQLAILGVAGLGLYGLYSVTRAFVPLPVFLIVAIPVGVTVTVLALGKRDGLPLDKLALAAVRQHLSPRHRVAAPEGVRAAPDWLTAQQPDTRGRGRGPASTEPVSPAPLELPASGVADTGAQAGIIDLGTDGLAVIAVCSTVNFSLRTPAEQEALVASFARYLHSLTAPVQILVRAERLDLAPQIAELRARAGGLPHPALEAAARDHADYLAELTAHADLLRRQVLLVLREPLRTGPAPAAASSVLPWRRHRGDDERAVDDGVRQAAEQRLVRRLGEAIELLSPAGIVATPLDAAAATGVLAAACNPDTFLPPSAGLAGADEVVTATTTFTDLYGPDDTDLATESGPARPTRTATAPSSPRRAPATRPSRPPVRGPEPIRPEPSRSRGSQASGPWLSEDEDWDYDDEIESR, from the coding sequence ATGACGTCTCCCGTGCGTGTGCCCGCCGACGTTGACCGCGCGGACCGGGTACTCGGCCCGCTGACCGCCCGGCAACTCGCGATCCTCGGCGTCGCCGGGCTCGGGCTCTACGGCCTGTACTCGGTGACCCGTGCGTTCGTGCCGCTGCCGGTATTCCTCATCGTCGCCATACCGGTCGGGGTCACGGTCACCGTGCTGGCGTTGGGGAAGCGTGACGGGCTGCCCTTGGACAAGCTCGCCCTCGCCGCCGTGCGCCAGCACCTGTCGCCGCGGCACCGGGTCGCCGCGCCCGAGGGCGTGCGCGCCGCCCCGGACTGGCTCACCGCCCAGCAACCCGACACCCGAGGCCGTGGGCGTGGACCGGCTTCCACCGAGCCGGTGTCCCCGGCGCCATTGGAACTCCCGGCCAGCGGTGTGGCCGACACCGGCGCGCAAGCCGGGATCATCGACCTCGGCACCGACGGGCTCGCAGTCATCGCCGTCTGCTCGACGGTGAACTTCTCCCTGCGTACGCCCGCCGAGCAGGAGGCGCTCGTCGCGTCCTTCGCGCGCTACCTGCACTCCCTGACCGCGCCGGTACAGATCCTGGTCCGCGCCGAACGCCTCGACCTCGCACCCCAGATCGCCGAGCTACGAGCCCGGGCCGGAGGGCTCCCGCACCCCGCGCTGGAAGCCGCCGCGCGGGACCACGCGGACTACCTCGCCGAGCTCACCGCGCACGCGGACCTGCTGCGCCGCCAGGTGCTGCTCGTGCTGCGCGAACCACTGCGCACAGGCCCGGCACCCGCCGCCGCGTCGAGCGTGCTGCCGTGGCGACGCCACCGCGGCGACGACGAGCGGGCGGTGGATGACGGGGTGCGGCAGGCGGCCGAACAGCGGCTGGTGCGGCGCCTCGGGGAGGCCATCGAACTGCTGTCTCCCGCCGGGATCGTGGCCACCCCGCTCGATGCCGCCGCCGCGACCGGTGTGCTGGCGGCGGCGTGCAATCCCGACACGTTCCTGCCGCCCTCGGCGGGGCTGGCCGGAGCCGACGAGGTCGTCACCGCCACCACCACCTTCACCGACCTCTACGGCCCCGACGACACCGACCTCGCGACGGAATCCGGCCCGGCCCGGCCGACACGAACAGCCACCGCGCCATCGTCCCCGCGCCGGGCGCCTGCGACGCGCCCATCCCGCCCGCCGGTTCGCGGACCCGAACCCATACGCCCCGAGCCGTCCCGGTCCAGGGGGTCGCAGGCGTCGGGGCCGTGGCTGTCCGAGGACGAGGACTGGGACTACGACGACGAGATCGAAAGCAGGTAG
- a CDS encoding pilin, whose translation MLLLGWLVAAGVVLTSLVARAETVQVVALAKTVDEVLNNIRTWVMGILAGISLVLFSFAGLRYLLASGDPGEIEKAKGAFKAGCIGFGLAALAPLVVEILKGIVGGV comes from the coding sequence GTGCTGCTCCTCGGGTGGCTGGTCGCCGCCGGGGTGGTGCTGACGTCGTTGGTCGCGCGAGCGGAAACGGTCCAGGTCGTCGCGCTCGCCAAGACCGTCGACGAGGTCCTCAACAACATCCGCACCTGGGTGATGGGGATTCTCGCTGGCATCTCTCTCGTGTTGTTCAGTTTCGCGGGGCTGCGCTACCTGCTGGCCTCCGGTGACCCGGGGGAGATCGAGAAGGCGAAGGGGGCTTTCAAGGCCGGGTGCATCGGGTTCGGTCTCGCCGCGCTCGCCCCGCTCGTGGTCGAAATTCTCAAGGGCATCGTGGGCGGGGTGTGA
- a CDS encoding sigma-70 family RNA polymerase sigma factor, whose product MFATARTSFAWLVTGPDPVSVDGREIAGLPPRPVPLDELGTLLLAEDCTQATHDATWAHLITRARIERGRWMVACVGLALPLLLRAAAKVKRRFRGDPHDLNVAVLTGFLAELHETDLARPAVLGRLYYTAYREGLLALHEAAGGPLPVDNPELHLELDPKSAVAPLLTLGHPDLVLAEAVDAEVITTEEAGLISETRVGDTPLAEATRARGLSYKPAAKIRKRAETHLAAYLTEEPDDTPARAPVERPVLPATARAHRVARTHQPGETTRTGRAGLHKVATAEVAPETTATRSGQLHGPESGITSRGSRSPADRRSPAGLTHSGSVARIPREARSCD is encoded by the coding sequence GTGTTCGCGACAGCGCGCACCAGCTTCGCGTGGCTGGTGACCGGACCGGATCCGGTCAGCGTCGACGGCCGCGAGATCGCGGGGTTGCCACCGCGTCCAGTGCCCCTGGACGAGCTCGGCACACTGCTGCTGGCCGAGGACTGCACGCAAGCCACGCACGACGCGACGTGGGCGCATCTGATCACCCGCGCCCGCATCGAGCGGGGCAGGTGGATGGTGGCCTGCGTCGGGCTCGCGCTACCGCTGTTGCTGCGAGCCGCGGCGAAGGTGAAACGCCGGTTCCGCGGCGACCCTCACGACCTCAACGTCGCCGTGCTGACCGGGTTCCTCGCCGAACTACACGAGACCGACCTGGCCCGCCCCGCCGTCCTCGGACGGCTGTACTACACGGCCTACCGAGAGGGGCTGCTAGCCCTGCACGAGGCTGCCGGCGGCCCGCTTCCGGTGGACAACCCGGAACTCCACTTGGAACTCGATCCGAAGTCCGCAGTGGCCCCACTGCTCACACTGGGCCACCCGGATCTGGTCCTCGCCGAAGCCGTGGACGCCGAGGTCATCACCACCGAGGAAGCCGGGCTCATCTCCGAGACCAGGGTCGGTGATACCCCGCTGGCCGAGGCCACGCGGGCACGGGGCCTGTCGTACAAACCGGCCGCGAAGATCCGTAAACGCGCCGAAACCCACCTCGCCGCGTACCTGACCGAGGAACCCGACGACACCCCCGCGCGGGCACCAGTCGAACGGCCGGTCCTGCCCGCAACGGCTCGCGCGCACCGCGTCGCCCGTACGCACCAGCCCGGGGAGACCACCCGCACCGGCCGCGCGGGATTACACAAAGTAGCCACGGCGGAGGTGGCGCCGGAGACCACCGCAACCCGATCCGGGCAACTGCATGGTCCGGAATCCGGCATCACCTCACGCGGCTCCCGCTCGCCCGCGGACCGCCGTTCCCCCGCTGGCCTCACCCACTCCGGTTCGGTCGCGCGCATCCCTCGGGAGGCCCGCTCATGCGACTGA
- a CDS encoding TRM11 family SAM-dependent methyltransferase, giving the protein MSHQHCPASTTAAATGSSSYGGDDVTVPISRAVIDALDTATGTRPARPSTPAGIDPPDPTTPTVRTDVDDLPLSVWATAQTSPASQRRGRYVPESTAHPAKMLPAVAAHAIRAYTRPGELVLDPMAGSGTTLVEAIDAGRRAVGVEYEPHWVSVTRANLDLARERGHDHDGEIVHGDARQLPFLLPDKYREQVALVVTSPPYGPSTHGQVVTSGTGSDDGKVHKYHHRYGSALDRGNLANVGHHRLLAGFTRILTGCAAVLRPGGHVAITVRPWREHSELIDLPSQIIACGKAAGLVPVERCVALLARVAEDDLVARGSFFQRDFIRKQREQGLPLHLIVHEDVVILAKPLVPSTVSVPGSPTGRGRWGV; this is encoded by the coding sequence ATGTCCCACCAGCACTGCCCGGCATCGACCACCGCCGCCGCGACCGGCTCCTCTTCGTACGGCGGTGACGACGTGACCGTGCCGATCTCGCGCGCTGTCATCGACGCCCTCGACACCGCCACCGGCACCCGCCCGGCGCGGCCGAGCACCCCAGCCGGAATCGACCCGCCCGACCCGACGACCCCGACCGTCCGCACCGACGTGGATGATCTGCCGTTGTCGGTGTGGGCGACCGCGCAAACCTCTCCGGCCTCCCAACGCCGGGGCCGTTACGTGCCCGAGTCGACCGCGCATCCGGCGAAGATGCTCCCGGCCGTGGCCGCGCACGCCATCCGCGCCTACACCCGCCCCGGCGAGCTGGTGCTCGACCCGATGGCGGGATCCGGCACCACGCTGGTGGAGGCGATCGACGCGGGGCGCCGCGCGGTCGGCGTGGAGTACGAGCCGCACTGGGTCAGCGTCACCCGGGCGAACCTCGACCTGGCCCGCGAACGCGGTCACGACCACGACGGCGAGATCGTGCACGGCGACGCGCGCCAGCTGCCGTTCCTGCTGCCCGACAAGTACCGGGAGCAGGTCGCGTTGGTGGTGACCTCGCCGCCGTACGGGCCGTCCACGCACGGGCAGGTCGTCACGAGCGGCACCGGCTCGGACGACGGGAAGGTGCACAAGTACCACCACCGCTACGGCTCCGCGCTGGACCGCGGAAACTTGGCCAACGTCGGCCACCACCGGCTGCTGGCGGGCTTCACCCGCATCCTCACCGGGTGCGCGGCCGTGCTGCGCCCGGGCGGGCACGTCGCGATCACCGTGCGGCCGTGGCGCGAGCACTCCGAGCTGATCGACCTGCCCTCGCAGATCATCGCCTGCGGCAAGGCCGCCGGACTGGTCCCGGTCGAACGGTGCGTCGCGTTGCTGGCCCGCGTCGCCGAGGACGATCTCGTCGCCCGCGGCAGCTTCTTCCAGCGAGACTTCATCCGCAAACAGCGCGAACAGGGACTGCCCTTGCACCTCATCGTGCACGAGGACGTCGTGATCCTGGCCAAGCCCCTCGTGCCCAGCACCGTGTCAGTCCCGGGCTCGCCGACCGGTCGTGGGCGGTGGGGAGTATGA
- a CDS encoding VUT family protein encodes MIALANTPGTLARPCRARLTPSPAVAPVAGWVATGCYLASVAGANWASTHHLAVLGSVVVPLGACVAGLTFAVRDAVHEAFGMAGAVIAIAGASALSAFVASPRIAFASAVGFGVSELIDSWLYHWSRARGRVFAVGVSNLGGLLVDSAVFVPCAFGSLALLPGQLAGKALATVVALVAVAALGRGVGVRS; translated from the coding sequence ATGATCGCGCTGGCGAACACACCCGGCACCCTCGCCCGCCCTTGTCGCGCGCGGCTGACGCCCTCGCCCGCGGTGGCGCCGGTCGCGGGGTGGGTGGCGACCGGGTGCTATCTGGCGTCCGTGGCCGGTGCGAACTGGGCCAGCACCCACCATCTGGCCGTGCTGGGCAGCGTGGTCGTTCCTCTCGGTGCCTGTGTGGCCGGGCTGACCTTCGCCGTCCGTGACGCCGTGCACGAGGCATTCGGCATGGCGGGGGCGGTCATCGCGATCGCGGGTGCGTCGGCGCTGTCCGCGTTCGTGGCCTCGCCCCGGATCGCGTTCGCCAGCGCGGTCGGGTTCGGGGTCTCCGAACTCATCGATTCCTGGCTGTATCACTGGTCGCGGGCGCGTGGGCGGGTGTTCGCGGTCGGGGTCTCCAACCTCGGCGGTCTGCTCGTGGACAGTGCTGTGTTCGTGCCGTGCGCGTTCGGGTCGCTGGCTCTGCTTCCCGGGCAGCTCGCCGGGAAAGCCCTCGCCACGGTGGTGGCGCTCGTCGCCGTCGCGGCGCTGGGGCGCGGAGTGGGGGTGCGGTCGTGA
- a CDS encoding deazapurine DNA modification protein DpdA family protein, producing the protein MKVYLGTHQPSWLARDLGVPMLVSHRRLADRRSFPRAVGEWALDSGGFTELALHGRWRYDARSYVAAVRRYAGEIGNLAWAAPQDWMVEAHVRARTGLSLRAHQQRTVRNYLRLRDLAPELPFIPVAQGDTVADYLRCADSYERHDVDLASLPLVGVGSVCRRQHSGEVERIVRALHARGLRLHGFGVKTSGLALRRGDRLQRLGGVEFQWPVPARLHTQPSQRGQLPALRAGLARTPEPDTARRAIALLA; encoded by the coding sequence GTGAAGGTGTATTTGGGCACGCACCAGCCCTCTTGGCTTGCCCGGGATCTGGGCGTTCCGATGTTGGTGTCGCATCGGCGTCTGGCCGATCGCCGCAGCTTCCCGCGCGCGGTCGGTGAATGGGCACTGGATTCCGGCGGGTTCACCGAGTTGGCGTTGCACGGCCGGTGGCGATACGACGCCCGGAGCTACGTGGCGGCGGTACGCCGGTACGCCGGAGAGATCGGGAATCTCGCGTGGGCCGCTCCGCAGGACTGGATGGTCGAGGCGCACGTACGCGCCCGCACCGGGTTGAGCCTGCGCGCTCATCAGCAGCGCACCGTGCGCAACTACCTCCGGTTGCGGGACCTGGCGCCGGAACTGCCGTTCATCCCGGTGGCGCAGGGTGACACGGTCGCCGATTATCTGCGGTGCGCCGACTCCTACGAACGACACGACGTCGACCTGGCGTCACTGCCGCTGGTGGGCGTGGGCAGCGTGTGCCGGCGCCAGCACAGCGGCGAGGTCGAGCGGATCGTGCGGGCTCTGCACGCGCGCGGGCTGCGCCTGCATGGCTTTGGCGTCAAGACCTCGGGGTTGGCGCTACGGCGAGGTGATCGCCTCCAGCGACTCGGCGGCGTGGAGTTTCAGTGGCCGGTACCAGCCCGGCTGCACACCCAGCCATCGCAACGAGGCCAACTGCCTGCGCTACGCGCTGGCCTGGCACGCACGCCTGAACCGGACACTGCCCGGCGCGCCATCGCGCTCCTCGCGTGA
- a CDS encoding recombinase family protein, whose translation MDVTEEHPVPRWASEATAALVRQGWNVHRPPYGYRTMTVAGTRTGSGRLRTRLTPDPLRGPVVQHIFYWRAVTGLDVDQITQRLNNDPDRYPPPGTSVTWHAAAVTRILTNLKYTGYQALRTRDESNRLRPAEQWVLSDQPAHRALITTALFWAAQNPTTDTRRALRHRLLAQPHDLSA comes from the coding sequence TTGGACGTCACCGAGGAGCATCCCGTCCCGCGCTGGGCGAGCGAGGCCACCGCCGCGCTGGTCCGCCAAGGCTGGAACGTACACCGCCCGCCCTATGGCTACCGCACCATGACCGTGGCCGGGACCCGCACGGGCAGCGGCAGGCTCCGTACCCGGCTCACCCCCGACCCGCTGCGCGGCCCGGTCGTGCAGCACATCTTCTACTGGCGCGCGGTCACCGGGCTCGACGTCGACCAGATCACCCAGCGGCTCAACAACGACCCCGACCGCTACCCGCCACCGGGCACCAGCGTCACCTGGCACGCCGCGGCCGTCACCAGAATCCTGACGAATCTCAAATACACCGGCTACCAGGCCCTGCGCACTCGCGACGAGAGCAACCGCCTCCGCCCGGCCGAGCAGTGGGTGCTCTCCGACCAGCCGGCCCACCGCGCCCTGATCACCACCGCCCTGTTCTGGGCCGCGCAGAACCCCACCACCGACACCCGGCGCGCGCTACGGCACCGCCTGCTCGCCCAGCCACACGACCTCTCCGCCTGA
- a CDS encoding helix-turn-helix domain-containing protein, which produces MHDLDRPHPDATDSTAGAASSPAWSRERLAELGVTTDLMTAARILGIGRTTAYTLARTGTFPVPAVRVGRSYRIAVAPLVELLGLDKEPHA; this is translated from the coding sequence ATGCACGACCTCGATCGTCCCCACCCCGACGCCACCGACTCGACAGCCGGGGCCGCGTCGTCACCGGCGTGGTCGCGCGAGCGGCTCGCCGAACTCGGAGTGACCACCGACTTGATGACCGCCGCCCGGATACTCGGCATCGGCCGCACCACCGCCTACACACTCGCCCGCACCGGAACCTTCCCCGTGCCGGCGGTCCGTGTCGGCCGCAGCTACCGCATCGCGGTCGCGCCACTGGTCGAGCTTCTCGGGCTGGACAAAGAGCCTCATGCCTGA
- a CDS encoding tyrosine-type recombinase/integrase: protein MTKRTFKGSTYKRCTCTQPGTKKQLGSQCPKLKRANGMWRSNHGTWSYQAELPKRHDKTRRTRRRHGFASQTDAQNQLDKIADLVELGERRGDTTLATIGDLIDNRLRTGEPFPTPEEVAKQLDAGNTSLGAMPTVGEWLTSWITTRKKIREGTRIAYQFHITNWLTPHLGHYPLDALTVDHISRMFDAMDERNDTITAARNSDDPEIRKGVRGLRIIGAATMQRYRATLRTALNAAIRAQKITFNPATYVELPSGRRPKALLWTPDRVERWQRTGEKPSRVMVWTPEQTGTFLDHAEGHPYYALFHLIAYRGLRRGEACGLPWWNIDLPNRSITISTSLVQLGWRTEFGEPKSDASGRIVALDEASTLVLRRQKKHQKQLRAAAGDAWVEHELVCTEADGSPLHPAKLTDAFHVIADAAELPPVRLHDLRHGAATLMLAAGADLKVVQELLGHSTIAITADTYTHVLPELARETAEAAASIVPRNQRRNRPNVA, encoded by the coding sequence ATGACCAAACGTACTTTCAAAGGCAGCACCTACAAGCGCTGCACTTGCACCCAGCCCGGAACCAAGAAACAACTCGGCTCCCAATGCCCGAAACTCAAGCGCGCCAACGGGATGTGGCGCTCCAACCACGGAACCTGGTCGTATCAAGCCGAACTTCCCAAACGCCACGACAAGACTCGCCGCACCCGCAGGCGACACGGATTCGCCTCGCAGACCGACGCGCAGAACCAGCTGGACAAGATCGCCGACCTCGTCGAGCTTGGGGAACGACGCGGCGACACCACACTCGCCACGATCGGCGACCTGATCGATAACCGGCTGCGCACCGGTGAACCCTTCCCCACGCCGGAGGAAGTCGCCAAACAACTCGACGCGGGCAACACCAGCCTCGGCGCCATGCCCACCGTCGGCGAATGGCTGACCAGCTGGATCACCACGCGCAAGAAGATCCGCGAAGGAACCCGGATCGCCTACCAGTTCCACATCACCAACTGGCTGACCCCGCACCTGGGCCACTACCCGCTCGACGCGCTCACCGTCGACCACATCTCGCGCATGTTCGACGCGATGGACGAACGCAACGACACCATCACCGCCGCCAGGAACAGCGACGACCCCGAGATCCGTAAGGGCGTGCGCGGCCTGCGGATCATCGGCGCGGCCACCATGCAGCGTTACCGCGCCACCCTGCGCACCGCGCTCAACGCCGCCATCCGCGCCCAGAAGATCACCTTCAACCCCGCCACCTACGTCGAGCTGCCCTCCGGGCGCCGCCCGAAAGCCTTGCTGTGGACACCGGACCGCGTCGAGCGGTGGCAGCGCACCGGGGAGAAGCCCTCGCGGGTCATGGTGTGGACACCCGAGCAGACCGGCACGTTCCTCGACCACGCCGAGGGCCACCCCTACTACGCCTTGTTCCACCTCATCGCCTACCGGGGATTGCGGCGCGGTGAAGCCTGCGGACTGCCGTGGTGGAACATCGACCTCCCCAACCGGTCGATCACCATCTCCACCTCGCTCGTGCAGCTCGGGTGGCGGACCGAGTTCGGCGAACCCAAGAGCGACGCCTCCGGCCGCATCGTCGCCCTCGACGAAGCCAGCACCCTGGTGCTGCGGCGGCAGAAGAAACACCAGAAGCAACTGCGCGCGGCGGCTGGGGACGCGTGGGTCGAGCACGAACTGGTGTGCACCGAAGCCGACGGCAGCCCGCTGCACCCGGCCAAGCTCACCGACGCCTTCCACGTCATCGCCGACGCCGCCGAGCTGCCTCCCGTACGCCTGCACGACCTGCGCCACGGCGCCGCCACCCTCATGCTCGCCGCCGGAGCCGACCTCAAAGTGGTACAGGAACTGCTCGGCCACTCCACCATCGCGATCACCGCCGACACCTACACCCACGTCCTGCCCGAACTCGCCCGCGAGACCGCCGAAGCCGCCGCGTCCATCGTCCCGCGCAACCAGCGACGCAACCGCCCCAACGTCGCCTGA
- a CDS encoding DUF6624 domain-containing protein codes for MNRASIDPELAALRGKLVERAAADQRVRAELDPFAPTPEQWDNVHRVDADNVRWFAPIVAVYGWPGRRAVGVDGAHAAWVLAQHAPAPYRACWLPKLRAAVANRDAAPRDLAYLSDQVAIDHRRPQRYGTQRVRIGTEAEHLYPLRRPAEVNLARADIGLDPLSDTAIDTAYLSYNEIAAKIRRNSR; via the coding sequence GTGAACAGGGCAAGTATCGACCCGGAGCTCGCCGCGCTGCGTGGCAAGCTGGTTGAACGTGCCGCCGCGGATCAGCGTGTCCGTGCCGAGCTCGACCCGTTCGCTCCCACACCGGAGCAGTGGGACAACGTGCACCGCGTCGACGCGGACAACGTGCGCTGGTTCGCGCCCATCGTGGCGGTGTACGGCTGGCCCGGCCGCCGCGCTGTCGGTGTCGACGGCGCGCACGCCGCGTGGGTGCTGGCCCAGCACGCGCCCGCGCCATACCGAGCCTGCTGGCTGCCCAAGCTGCGCGCCGCAGTCGCCAATCGCGATGCCGCGCCACGCGATCTGGCCTACCTGTCCGATCAGGTCGCGATCGATCACCGGCGACCGCAGCGTTACGGCACCCAGCGAGTACGGATCGGCACCGAAGCTGAGCACCTCTACCCGCTGCGTCGCCCAGCCGAAGTCAACCTCGCGCGCGCCGATATCGGGCTCGACCCGCTCTCCGACACCGCGATCGACACCGCCTACCTCAGCTACAACGAGATCGCCGCGAAAATCCGACGGAATTCGCGATGA
- a CDS encoding helix-turn-helix domain-containing protein: MAKRNASGTLRAWELGVRLRRARGELGLTAAAVAKRVGIAPSNFSAIEAGKRRVTASNLAQLAKAYELDDADRKLLESLRVEAEQRNWWHDYGELYSEEFLRFLGLEAGASAVREWAPIYVAGLLQTNEYARATIRAGSPYIKAVDVGPRLETRLARQALLDDGLNMDVVLTEGALRQQVGGPAVMCRQLDHLTEVITRPNSTVRVRVVNYEAGAHALTGGPLSLLSFDNALLPDLIWQETAITGNLIDRVQVIREFKASFEDVFGSEDTSNSVALNDTESLTLIQQIRHEMEAAA, encoded by the coding sequence TTGGCGAAGCGAAACGCCTCAGGCACGCTGAGAGCGTGGGAGCTGGGTGTTCGGCTCCGTCGGGCCCGCGGCGAGCTGGGGCTGACGGCCGCCGCGGTGGCGAAGCGAGTCGGGATCGCACCGAGCAACTTCTCGGCGATCGAAGCCGGTAAGCGCCGCGTGACCGCCAGCAATCTGGCGCAGCTCGCCAAGGCTTACGAACTCGATGACGCTGACCGCAAGCTACTCGAAAGCCTGCGCGTTGAGGCAGAGCAGCGGAACTGGTGGCACGACTACGGGGAGCTGTACAGCGAGGAGTTTCTCCGCTTCCTCGGGCTGGAAGCCGGTGCCAGCGCCGTGCGCGAGTGGGCTCCCATTTACGTCGCGGGGCTATTGCAGACCAATGAGTACGCTCGCGCGACGATCCGTGCTGGGAGTCCGTACATCAAAGCCGTGGACGTCGGCCCTCGGCTGGAAACCAGGCTGGCTCGCCAAGCCCTGCTCGACGATGGACTGAACATGGACGTGGTACTCACCGAAGGCGCGCTGCGTCAGCAAGTCGGAGGGCCCGCCGTGATGTGCCGCCAGCTTGACCACCTCACCGAGGTGATCACCCGGCCGAACAGCACCGTCAGGGTGCGGGTGGTGAACTACGAAGCTGGAGCGCACGCGCTGACCGGCGGGCCGCTGAGCCTGTTGAGCTTCGACAACGCGCTGCTGCCCGATCTCATCTGGCAGGAAACCGCGATCACCGGCAACCTCATCGACCGAGTACAGGTCATCCGCGAATTCAAAGCCAGCTTCGAAGACGTCTTCGGCTCGGAGGACACCTCCAACTCGGTTGCGCTCAACGACACCGAGTCGCTCACCCTGATTCAACAGATCCGCCACGAAATGGAGGCCGCAGCGTGA
- a CDS encoding DUF397 domain-containing protein — translation MTTDLSNRAYPRTGWFKSSFSPSQGGCVEVRFEASIVLVRDTKDLGKGPVLTVDIAAWPGFLAEVTGTAPPGSNDALRIEHQADGGVCLHATDGSALTYTTVEWTAFIEGAIVGQFTLQPAA, via the coding sequence GTGACCACAGATCTGAGTAACCGCGCCTACCCGCGCACGGGCTGGTTCAAGTCCAGCTTCAGCCCTTCGCAAGGTGGCTGCGTCGAAGTTCGTTTCGAAGCTTCCATCGTCCTGGTCCGTGACACAAAAGACCTGGGTAAGGGCCCCGTGCTCACCGTCGACATCGCCGCGTGGCCCGGCTTCCTCGCCGAGGTCACCGGCACGGCACCTCCGGGTAGTAACGACGCCCTGCGCATCGAACACCAGGCTGACGGTGGCGTGTGCCTGCACGCCACCGACGGCTCCGCACTCACCTACACAACGGTTGAGTGGACCGCGTTCATCGAAGGCGCCATCGTCGGCCAGTTCACACTCCAACCAGCGGCGTAG